In Parvularculales bacterium, the sequence CCAATGCGGGAACCTGAGCCACCTATGGGCTGGCTTTTATAGTCGTCTTCATAGAGATGAATGACCAATGCAGAACCATCGTCATCTAACAGGGCAGGTTGTCCCCACCGACCGTTTAGTGACACAAGTTCGCTATAGAATTCTGCATGGGCTGTGCCATCTTCGTGAACAATCAAATTGGGCATATCCCCTGCATGGGGGCCATCCGGATTGAGTAGTCCATGAGGAACCGTGTCTGACTCAATATGGCCCCCGGACATCTGAAAGTCATACGCGTCATGACAAATGCCAACACGATGAAAGTGAAGACCGTGTTTGCCCGGAGATATATTCCTGACCTTAACTTCCAAGACCACACCCTCGGTGCCCTGGATAAAACTGGCCTCGCCTATGGTGTCTCCATCATTACCGATGATTGTGGCTTCGGCCCTTGTACCTATATCATCTGCATCCGAACAGGCTACATTTGCGAACATAAACGCAGCAAGCCCTGCCTTTAAAACCGGTTTATTCACCCCAATTCCTTTCTATTGATTGGAGGTGAGAACACCACAATATGAAACCTGCATAGACTCCTCTGATCCTATTCACAATGCAATGCATTAATCCTCAAAATACTGCATTTTACCCTTAATCAATGAAAGTGATTAGGAGTTTCAATACTTAATGTTTAAGCCCGTCAGAGTGAAGAGTTTGGTGTCAGCGGTGGCATTCAAAGCATTTCGAAGCCCCGGAGAGCAAGAGAGACCTGTATAAGGCCCTCTAAGTTGGGTGATGCCTGACAGAACACCTTCGGTGATTGTACATAATATGGAAAGGGGAACTATATACTAAAATACCCAAATTCCAGTTTTGGAGCTTGACTTTCGCGGCTATTACGATACCTATCATTACATGAGCCATAAGCACCTTGGGCGCTATGTGAACGAGTTTTCCGGCAGATATAATGACAGGGATAGTGATACCCTTATTCAAATGGGAAACATTGTCGCGGAACTAAGTGATAAGCGACTTTCCTATAAGGATTTGATTGCCAAAGAAAGGGGCTTATATACTTAAGTAACGTAAAT encodes:
- a CDS encoding superoxide dismutase family protein, whose protein sequence is MNKPVLKAGLAAFMFANVACSDADDIGTRAEATIIGNDGDTIGEASFIQGTEGVVLEVKVRNISPGKHGLHFHRVGICHDAYDFQMSGGHIESDTVPHGLLNPDGPHAGDMPNLIVHEDGTAHAEFYSELVSLNGRWGQPALLDDDGSALVIHLYEDDYKSQPIGGSGSRIGCGLITPVGG